The Gossypium hirsutum isolate 1008001.06 chromosome D02, Gossypium_hirsutum_v2.1, whole genome shotgun sequence region TCAAGAAGTTACTCCGCAAGGACTATTTACATTCTCCAATGCAAGTGTGACATCTATCAAAGAGGTAAGTATGTGGTGTCTATACTCGAGTGTTTAACCACCAAGATTTGATTTCACTCAGAGAAGCAATCTGATGATATCTTTTAAGATTTTTGAAGGGTATGCCAGTAAGAGGGAAAAGCTTGAAGTGTGGGTAAGGGAATTTGCATCGTCTCTGATTTATTCTTGGCGTGAACAACCAAATTCATCCTGGTAAATAAAATCCTACATGGAtgaaaatttcaaggacgaaattttattaagggggagaaagttgtaacgccccaattctGGCAGGCACAAGGTCTGACGTAGTCTTTTAGAAGTATGATTGGcaaagttgtaacacccttaacccgtatccatttttggattagggttacggagcattaccttACAAATAGAACattcaaacatacatttcatacatcattgaaaacatattataaaacattcattcacatacaaattatccctaaatcgagccctcgagaccctaaaattTCCCTAGAAATGATTCGAGACCAATTTGAAaccatttggaaagtttaggaaaaagttacaaattttggaaaacatgggtcacacagccgtgtggtcaggccgtgtaaccttcaaactagggacacatgATTTTGTCCCAGCCCACATCCTCACCTGTATAACTCTCTGAGTAGAATCACATAgccgtgtcacatgcccgtgtgctaggccttgtaaCTAATTGACTTGCATGCAAAggaacctataggggacacacgaccgtgtcgccaggccatgtgtcacacacagttgagccacacgcctgtgtctcaggccatcTGGACATAAATTTTTCGAAAATCAAGTTATTTCCAACACCAAATCCTGCATACACCTAAAGGCCTTTTGTGCAcataaccaagacatcaaaaGCTTATCAAAACTTACCTATAATGACCAATTCAAGAGTCCTAAATcaaccaaccaatatgccattcaaggcaCCTCAATTACATTCTTttaaaacttacctaaacaagTATACTTTACCACATTTCAATCAACAACATCTAGCTCAATACATTCCCAAAACATGCCATATCTTAACCATAATCAAACCAACTTAACACATACCACTTGAGCCATTCAAACATGCAACAACATAGCCACATTGACACAAACTAGCATGGCATCAAATTTACCAAACTAAAtaacttatacataccaaatcatcatctaagcattcaactaaacatcattataattccacctataaatgccattataaccttggataaaacatcaaaaactaccaaaatttatgctggatagtgtgatagatctctgacgagtTTCCAAACTAATCGAGCTtctaataatctataaaacataggaaagaaaaatacataagcacataatgcttagtaagttcatagaacatgaaacataacttGCCTTTCATTACATAATAATGAGTATAAACATAATGTAATccaaaccacaagcttggcacaagcctaacatcatcatcaatacacaagttagtgtatttatacataactcatttggattaaccacatgataagccattttcataaaaaaaaatacatcatTTAATCATACATCTTTTTCATGAGCATATGCATAGTTCCATTTGAAAACTTACGatttcaatcccttttcttgcctgttgaaccaactagaatatcatcagatactcgggaaagctcacacgaactatgcttaaacatataactAAAACAAATCATTTACATCGttactcacatgagctgtgaaatgggcccgatcacacgagctgtgggtcgaaatgtaagctacacaatgctgctcacacgagttgtgaagtatccacaacaaatgcaagagcttaaccatcggtaggacattcaagaccagcactcgaaacatgaaatccctaatgacatgtcatttatatcctatgaattcctaaggttcaaccgggactcaatACCTATCATAGTATTGCTTGTACGTTCATTGTTCAATTACATTACAAAAAACATATTAACATATACTTTGAAATAGTATTAAAATGATATtcattcatacgaacttacctcgacgactaGGGCGTAGAAACGAAATTGACTAATCTGAGGCTTTagtttttccctgatctaaattcagacgtggtctatcttgatctaaatagaaaaattcaatccatttaatacctctagcattcaatttattccacatctcatatttatgaaaaattactatttgcccctaacattttaacttttcataatttggtCCTTacgctcataaattgaaatctaagcattttaatcctcCTTTCAAGCTAGCCGATTTCTCTAGGGACTTAAACCAACCCATACAAATCATCCTTTCaaaaatttaacatgaaattttacaattttaacaaaCAAGTCCCTAAATATAGTtttaatcaaaaatcactttacaaaacttgtttatttatcaacaatgaGTTAttatctatcattaaacatcaagaatcatacaaaagcattcatggcataaccctcaatctttaacagttttaaaattaatccctgagctagctaagttaagctacaatgatctcgaaaacataaaaattattaaaaacgagacaaaattaCATATCATGCAAGTGAACTAAGCTTGGCTAAACCCTAGATATGTCTCCTTTGATGAATCGATTGAGAAGAATATAATTGGGAAGAAGATTATGgtttttttacttatttgtttttatatttatttacttaattaccaaattaacctttaaaaactttaataatttcattaaaaccatGTCCATAAACATCCCCTATCACTTCAATTCAtctaattaccattcaagtcctttagattaaaatttcatagccaATTGACTCATTTACTAATtgaactctacttttacactttttacgatttagtccttttcacttaattaatcatgcaaacaaaaaaatttcttaacgaaattttaatatggGAAATGAAAGCCTTTTGTAGCGTATTTGAAATGGAAGCCTCTGTGGCATTCTTTGAAAGATTGGCCCTTGTGGCAACCATCTGAAGGGAATGCCTCTATGACGGTCCttaaatgaaagaaatagaatGTGTGGCAAACTTTGGAAGAATGAAATTCTTGTTGGACTCTGAAGAAACGGTATGAAAAGCAATCTCTGAAATTATAGTCTTAGTAGAAATGTATGAAAGAGATGGCCTTGCAACGGATTGTAAAGAAACAACCTCTATGGTAAATTCTACAAAGAAGGTTTTTAGGGCGCACACGAGATGGGATACTTCTGTGGTGTAACCTAGAAGGGCTTCCAATGATGGGCGCACACGAGATGGGACTTTATGCTACATAACTGGTGTATCTCACATTGTCCCTAAATGCAAATAGTAAGACCAGTAAGTACAAGACGTATCCATGGGTATAACGGTAAGGTATTTATTATGATTAAGAATTGCACATAGATAGGGGATTAAAGAGATACAATGAAGTAATGAAAAACATATATTCTGGAAGTGAATGTAAACATGGTATGCTCTAAAGGAAATACCAATCATCTGTGTATGGGTCTCTTTCTAAAATTCGATGGAGTCATGGTTTAGTGATTGAAGAATGTAAGTAAGGCTTCGAAGACACTGAAGAGATGGAAAAAGGCCTTAAGGCAAGATATGGAAATGAACATGAGTATAAGAATGACAATCGAGGAAGTAATCGTTTAAGGCAAAATGAAGATTAAGGGCGACGATACGATAATTGAAACATTGAATGTAACACAGAAGTATGATTTAGGTAAATGAGTGTTCGAAATTATTCAGGTAATTGAGTGTTCGAACTAGTCAAGCCATCAATTCATTGATCTGACCATAATCGATCTAAAAGCTTTCTCTAGACCTATACCTGAACGATTCTTGATCCAACTGGTTTGACCGGCTGGTCCGATCCGGTTAAGATAACCATGGTTTTTCCtataaaaaacccaaataatTCCTTGTTAAACCTCAAATATTTTCCTTttactaaaaatactaaaattaattctaaaatattaaaatgataaaatggtttttcttttaagaatCCACGTTTTCTCTATAAAAACCAAGTAATTTCATATAAAACCTTATGTATTTCtcttttattgaaaattaaaattaatactaaaaaagggaaatgaaaaagataaatcgATACTCGTAAAAACAAaaggtctttttttttttgtatgaaagCGCAAGTAGTTTCCTACAAATCTCGAACTTTTTCCCTTACTCATctcttgagaaaaaaattaaattaattctaaaatgacaaaaaaaaactaaaaaaacaaaatagtcTAACTCGAATTTCCTCtataaaatctcaaattttccCTTCAAAAAActaaagttaaatttttaaaaaataaaagaaattaaaaaaataaaataagctatcaaaataaaattttactaaaatgaataactaaaataaatgtattaaatgaCAAATTAACGGGcgagtaattaaaataataaaagtatataataaccgtgtctaaattacaattttttagtTTAAAGTAGTTAGGTCATCGTTATTATTCAAATCTCCACGTATATTAAATCAACTTCTCTTGCAATATACCCAAAAATATGCGCACAAACGGATTCTTTTTTTGGGgccaattttacccttaacaaATCCAGAAATTTAATTTAACCCTAAAAGCTTGCCCTCTTCAATGAGGTTACTGTAACTGCAGCTCCCAATGGCGACTTACCAACTTCGATCTCGAACGAATCGTAACGTCTGAACAGTTCCACTACGAAAAGCCGAGACACCAGCACCACGAAATCCTTGCCGGCACACTGTTTGTTCGCCGTCGTTGGATCTTCAGTCTCGGGTCCATTCGACCAAAGCACGTGCTTTAACAGCCTCTCTCCATCGTCACCCATGAACCTGTCTGGGACAAATTCCTCCGGATTCTCGAATATTTTCGGGTCTTTTGTTGCAAAAGGTTGGTACCCGTACAACATCTCCCCTGCTTTCACCTGGTAAACGGCGTCGTGGCTCTCGATCAAGAGATCTTTCTTTGCTCTCCCGTACTGTGACGGAACCGGAGGTTCGATCCGGAGCCCTTCGTATACAACggatttcatcaatggcatctgtTCCATGGCGGCCATGGTGAGTTTCCCACCGTTGGATCTGATGGCTGATCTGATCTCTTGTGCTAAATCAGTATGTAATTTGACTCCAGCCCTGCTAATCCACTTTAGCATGTTGGGAAAGAAAATCTTCATGCCACCGAAGGTATTAAAGCACGTGGCGAATAACAGATTATGGCAAACTTCTTCTCGCGAGATACCCAGTTTCTCAGCTTCATCTTGAACGAAACCAGATGAGTGGTAGAAAAAATCGTAAAGTCTCTGGTAATCTTTTTTAACCAGAAATGGCGGAAGAGGAAAAGTACGGATTACAAGTTCTTCCACATATTTTGGGAGACCAAGAGACAGAACCGGTCCGagttggaaaaatacccatttactaatcaaacttGGACCGTCATCTCCTAGTTTAGTATCAGGCGGGTTCGAACGGAAGAAAGCCCTACACAAGAAGTTAAACCCAGCTTGATCATTCACTGTCTGAAAACTGCTTTTGCCTTTCTCGGCAAGTTCTTTGTCTAACGTATCGTATAACTGGGTGTAACAAGCTTCAAACTCAGGTATCACTCGTTTTGCGCTAGACTTGAGGAGAAAAAAGATAAGTTGTTTGAGCTTGGCGTGTTTTGGTTCGGAAGGGTCGAGATAAGACAGGATCCGGTAGCCGCCGGTGAGGTCGATTGAGGGCATGTAAGTACCGGTGAAAAGGTCTTTTTTTTCAATCTTGGACACATCGAAAAGAACAGGGAAACTCTTACCGTCGAGTAAGGCGATTACCTTTGGGTCGGGAGAGATGAAAGGACCGGGTGGCATGTTGGTTCGAAACACCGTTGACTGGTATTTCTGGATTTTTGACTTGAAAAATTCATCTCGACCTTGGTTGTAGAAATAGTCAAGTCGGTCTTTGATTGGACCAACAAAAGGAATCCCATAATTCCCTGGGATTTTCTTCAGCGGAAGCTTTTCGGAAAGCGTCGTCACGGGTGGCTCTGATACGGATGGCTTCCCTGACACTGAGGCTCTAACCGGCCGGACAATAGCCTGACATTGCAGATGAACAGATGTAAAAGGTAAAGAAACAGATGCCATTAGGATCAACTAACAATTAAAGATTTCTTACAAGGTAGGCTTATGTTCACATCGGCAAGGGGAagttaatgaataaaatatatgtatgattTAAGACAGGTATACGTCGGCGTGGGGACCCACTCTTAAACTTGTTACTGCAGAGTGGAGTCTCTATTTATAAAATTAGCTAACCCTACTTCTGTAAAACGAAAGGTGAGGGGCTGGTCTCACTCATGACTCGTGTATTGCGCCTAGTAGCTAATCCACTTGTGAAAGGTaatcattgattttttttcttttcctttttcactatATTCTCTCTGGATTGGATATTTTAGATATACATTATTCCTGCTCAATGCTTTTTCAATGTATTCAAATTCTGTcacgtttttttttttaaactttttatttataatatatttgaaaTGGACATGGGTGGCGCAAAAAACTCTACTTcttttatagataattttatttataattagaagtcttattccttaaaaattatggatttagaatataaatatatttaaaattaatattaataattaataaagcatatgaaattaattaatcataataatttATGAACTATgtatcatattaaaataaaaaaattagactaaattatgagtaaaacaaaatttaaacatataaatacattatattaatcataaatattaaatgcaatacaattatttattatgattttgtcaTCAATTTTGAGTTAGTGTCGAGTTGACTTGTGATAtcaactcaattatttataatggTGTTGCcataaattgtgcatattaaaataaaaatgtataaaatatatcaaaatgaaactttggttgaatggtaaatttaaaaattttatcaatccaATTAATGTGGGTTTAAACCCCatcatatgcatattttattttcttggtttatgttaaaatataaaaactaaattaccctcaaataatataacttattttaattgcAAAATGACATTTTCGTAATTTTCGTAATCGAGTTGGTGCCCTCTTGACTtatgacaccaactcagtcaaggggttaaataatagtatagatatacaattgcttgaattgtaaatattaaaataaaaatgtgtaaAACATATTACAATTAAGCTTTTATTgagtaataaatttaaagttttaccaATTTAATTggcatgggttcaaatcccatCGCATGCGAGATGTTGAAAAAAACTTATTTGAGAAATTATGTCGTTTTTTTAAATACGTCCTACAAGGCGTGCTTTCAACCACGTCAGCTAAAAATGCATCTTACAAGAAGCGTTTTCATTGAAATTTGATAACTTAGTTTTTCTGATCAGGTGGTTAAATGTTAGTACTTTTATTCTTGATTCATTTCTTACTCATGCTTGTACTTTTTATGTCATGTTGTTTaagattgtttttatttttaattaatactttttGACACATTAGCTTTTTTGGTTAGATAGCTAGATAATTGTGATTTCATCATTGAGTCCTAAGTTTGATTCCTCTTATAAGCATTTTAATGTGTATTTTTATCATACGGGATCGGGTAATCTCTTGGTCCTTCGCCAGCACTTGTGGATTCAAGGGTATAAGAAAGGGGACCCCTTTTGCTGCTCAAACCGTAGCGGGAAATGCTATTCAAGCAGTATTAGACCAAGGTATGCAACGAGCAGAAGCTATGATAAAGGGTCCTAGTCTCAAAAGAGATGCAACATTACGAGCTATTCGTAGATATCTCTATGAATATGAAAcaaatatgaatgaatttaattttttccattaTTGTTCACTAATAATAGTGGAATTACTAGCGCAGAGtcaaaaagaaaagggaattgtGACACTCCACTGTTGATGAATCACTTCGATAAATCCGCTTATAATAAGCTCTTACATGATTTCGAGTAAAATCGAGAACCATTAAGCACAAGCAAAATGCGCTATAACACTTTTGGAAGTATTAAAAGAATGTTACTCACATGTATCAATAATAAGACTTATTCTTTCTTTTGGTGTCCCTCATTAAGTAAAAGCCAATTATCTATCCAATCTAATATTAATTGGATGCTTGAACACTTAGAGACTTTCATCCATTTGTATACAAAGTATCTTCCAACTCTTCTACAACCATTCATTAGTTAATTAGACACTCTCGTTATCCAATCTAATTCAAGACTCCTCTAGTAGCCACTCCATTAGTAAGGGGGCTCCCATATCAAGATTTACTGATTCCTTTCCACTACTTTAGTTTTTCCTTGAATCCTAGACATTATTCattt contains the following coding sequences:
- the LOC107910216 gene encoding allene oxide synthase 1, chloroplastic, which encodes MASVSLPFTSVHLQCQAIVRPVRASVSGKPSVSEPPVTTLSEKLPLKKIPGNYGIPFVGPIKDRLDYFYNQGRDEFFKSKIQKYQSTVFRTNMPPGPFISPDPKVIALLDGKSFPVLFDVSKIEKKDLFTGTYMPSIDLTGGYRILSYLDPSEPKHAKLKQLIFFLLKSSAKRVIPEFEACYTQLYDTLDKELAEKGKSSFQTVNDQAGFNFLCRAFFRSNPPDTKLGDDGPSLISKWVFFQLGPVLSLGLPKYVEELVIRTFPLPPFLVKKDYQRLYDFFYHSSGFVQDEAEKLGISREEVCHNLLFATCFNTFGGMKIFFPNMLKWISRAGVKLHTDLAQEIRSAIRSNGGKLTMAAMEQMPLMKSVVYEGLRIEPPVPSQYGRAKKDLLIESHDAVYQVKAGEMLYGYQPFATKDPKIFENPEEFVPDRFMGDDGERLLKHVLWSNGPETEDPTTANKQCAGKDFVVLVSRLFVVELFRRYDSFEIEVGKSPLGAAVTVTSLKRASF